One Agrobacterium vaccinii DNA window includes the following coding sequences:
- the rpsD gene encoding 30S ribosomal protein S4, with translation MSKRESSKYKIDRRMGENIWGRPKSPVNRREYGPGQHGQRRKGKMSDFGTQLRAKQKLKGYYGEIREKQFRATYDEANRRKGDTSENLIGLLESRLDAIVYRAKFVPTVFAARQFVNHGHVTVNGVRVNIGSYRCKVGDVIEVRQKSKQLVTVLEAVALAERDVPDYIEVDHNKMVATFARVPALSDVPYPVVMEPHLVVEFYSR, from the coding sequence ATGAGCAAGCGCGAATCGTCTAAGTATAAAATTGACCGCCGCATGGGCGAAAACATCTGGGGTCGTCCTAAGTCTCCAGTAAACCGCCGCGAATACGGCCCAGGTCAGCACGGCCAGCGCCGCAAGGGCAAGATGAGCGACTTCGGCACGCAGCTGCGCGCCAAGCAGAAGCTCAAGGGTTACTATGGTGAAATCCGCGAGAAGCAGTTCCGCGCAACTTACGACGAAGCAAACCGTCGCAAGGGTGACACCTCCGAGAACCTGATCGGCCTGCTCGAGTCCCGTCTGGACGCGATCGTATACCGCGCAAAGTTCGTACCGACTGTTTTCGCTGCTCGCCAGTTCGTAAACCATGGCCACGTCACGGTTAACGGCGTTCGCGTCAACATCGGTTCTTACCGTTGCAAGGTCGGCGACGTTATCGAAGTTCGCCAGAAGTCCAAGCAGCTCGTAACCGTTCTGGAAGCTGTTGCTCTCGCAGAGCGCGACGTTCCTGATTACATCGAAGTCGATCACAACAAGATGGTTGCGACATTTGCTCGCGTTCCAGCTCTGTCTGACGTTCCATACCCAGTCGTCATGGAACCACACCTCGTGGTCGAATTCTACTCGCGTTAA
- a CDS encoding class II 3-deoxy-7-phosphoheptulonate synthase, translating to MAQNWTPGSWRHKPVQQVPDYPDMAALAATEATLATYPPLVFAGEARRLKKQLANVAEGEAFLLQGGDCAESFLEHGADNIRDFFRAFLQMAVVLTYGAQLPVVKVGRIAGQFAKPRSSNIESQNGVELPSYRGDIINGIEFNEGARIPNPERQLDAYRQSAATLNLLRAFAMGGYANLENVHQWMLGFVKDSPQADRYRKLANRISETMDFMKAIGITSENQPSLRETDFFTSHEALLLGYEEALTRIDSTSGDWYATSGHMLWIGDRTRQLDHAHVEYFRGIKNPIGLKCGPSLQPDNLIELIDALNPTNEAGRLTLICRFGHDKVAESLPKLIRAVQKEGRKVVWSCDPMHGNTITLNHYKTRPFERILSEVESFFQIHRAEGTHPGGIHIEMTGKDVTECTGGARTVTADSLSDRYHTHCDPRLNADQALELAFLLSERMKTGRDEKRLAVVNG from the coding sequence ATGGCACAGAATTGGACACCCGGTAGCTGGAGACACAAGCCGGTCCAGCAGGTTCCAGACTACCCAGATATGGCTGCTCTGGCGGCCACGGAAGCGACGCTGGCGACCTATCCGCCGCTGGTGTTTGCCGGTGAAGCGCGCCGCTTGAAAAAGCAGCTTGCCAATGTGGCGGAAGGCGAAGCCTTCCTGCTACAGGGTGGCGACTGTGCAGAAAGCTTTCTGGAACATGGCGCGGACAATATTCGCGACTTTTTCCGTGCCTTCCTGCAAATGGCCGTCGTTCTGACCTATGGCGCACAGCTTCCTGTCGTGAAGGTTGGCCGTATTGCCGGTCAGTTCGCCAAGCCGCGTTCTTCGAACATCGAGTCGCAGAACGGTGTCGAGCTGCCGTCTTACCGCGGTGACATTATCAACGGTATCGAGTTCAATGAAGGCGCGCGCATTCCCAACCCGGAGCGTCAGCTCGACGCTTACCGCCAGTCGGCTGCGACGCTCAACCTGCTACGCGCCTTTGCCATGGGTGGCTATGCCAACCTTGAAAACGTGCACCAGTGGATGCTCGGCTTCGTGAAGGACAGCCCGCAGGCGGATCGTTACCGCAAGCTGGCCAACCGTATCTCTGAAACGATGGACTTCATGAAGGCCATCGGTATTACGTCGGAAAACCAGCCAAGCCTGCGCGAAACGGACTTCTTCACCAGTCACGAAGCGCTGTTGCTCGGCTATGAAGAAGCGCTGACCCGTATCGATTCGACCTCCGGTGACTGGTACGCCACCTCGGGCCACATGCTGTGGATCGGCGACCGTACGCGTCAGTTGGACCATGCCCATGTGGAATATTTCCGTGGCATCAAGAACCCGATCGGTTTGAAGTGCGGCCCGTCCTTGCAGCCCGACAATCTGATCGAGCTGATCGATGCGCTGAACCCAACCAACGAGGCCGGTCGCCTGACGCTGATCTGCCGCTTCGGTCACGACAAGGTCGCCGAAAGCCTGCCGAAGCTGATCCGTGCAGTTCAGAAGGAAGGCCGCAAGGTCGTGTGGTCCTGCGATCCGATGCATGGCAACACGATCACGCTCAACCACTACAAGACGCGTCCATTCGAGCGCATTCTGTCGGAAGTCGAAAGCTTCTTCCAGATCCACCGCGCCGAAGGCACGCATCCGGGCGGCATCCACATCGAAATGACCGGCAAGGACGTGACAGAATGCACCGGCGGTGCGCGCACCGTGACAGCCGACTCGCTGTCCGACCGTTACCACACCCATTGCGACCCACGTCTCAATGCCGATCAGGCATTGGAACTCGCGTTCCTGCTGTCTGAGCGCATGAAGACCGGTCGCGACGAGAAGCGTCTGGCCGTCGTTAACGGCTGA
- a CDS encoding HAD family hydrolase: protein MTTPLVIFDLDGTLVDTAHDLIDSLNYAIAAAGLAPTTYGDLKHLVGHGARVMIKRAFALRNKELSDAELEPLYERFLSYYLEKMPGQSVPYPGIVSALDRLAAAGFTLAVCTNKTTALAIPLLEKLGLSHYFAATTCGDTFEWRKPDARHITGTIEKAGGDAASSVMVGDSFNDIASAKNANIASVGVTFGYTDVPMAELGPDVVIDSYDELDAALIERLIAKRVAAA from the coding sequence TTGACTACTCCCCTTGTCATCTTCGATCTCGACGGCACATTGGTCGACACCGCCCACGACCTGATCGACAGCCTGAATTACGCCATTGCCGCAGCCGGTCTCGCACCCACGACCTACGGTGACCTCAAACACCTCGTTGGTCACGGCGCACGCGTTATGATCAAGCGGGCCTTTGCCCTACGTAACAAAGAGCTTTCCGACGCCGAGCTGGAGCCTCTCTATGAGCGCTTCCTGTCCTATTATCTTGAAAAAATGCCCGGGCAGAGTGTACCCTACCCTGGCATCGTCTCAGCGCTCGACAGACTGGCCGCAGCGGGTTTCACGCTGGCTGTCTGCACGAACAAGACAACCGCTCTTGCAATTCCGCTGCTGGAGAAACTTGGCCTCAGCCATTACTTCGCCGCGACGACCTGTGGCGACACCTTCGAGTGGCGCAAACCGGACGCCCGCCATATCACGGGCACCATCGAAAAGGCGGGCGGCGATGCTGCAAGTAGCGTGATGGTCGGCGACAGCTTCAACGACATCGCCTCCGCCAAGAACGCCAACATCGCCTCGGTCGGCGTGACCTTCGGCTATACGGATGTGCCGATGGCCGAGCTTGGACCGGATGTGGTGATTGATAGCTATGATGAGTTGGATGCGGCATTGATCGAGCGGTTGATTGCCAAGCGGGTGGCTGCGGCCTGA
- a CDS encoding ATP-binding protein — MQVGIDMGTLSGGQAAKLDIEELLATRLLVQGNSGSGKSHLLRRLLEQSAPWVQQVIIDPEGDFVTLADKFGHVVVDGERTEGELAGISNRIRQHRVSCVLTLEGLDIEQQMRAAAAFLNGLFDADREFWYPVLVVVDEAQMFAPSVAGEVTEDARKMSLGAMTNLMCRGRKRGLAGVIATQRLAKLAKNVAAEASNFLMGRTFLDIDMARAADLLGMDRRQAEMFRDLQRGNFVALGPALSRRPLPIVIGNVETSARSSSPKLMPLPDSPQDVEDLIFTPDPEEFTRSPVRRTPPAPRPTTDILAELSRSTPAIGGPELQQPQRSSQPDMTPEERTEKISAVLTEIMEDPQSAYRTDAVLYQEFLVRARMRRIPGTPMALSEFRRQVAITRSGVDVEMAASEDWQKALELSKNVSDDLQGVFLLLVRAALAQEPCPSDARIARAYGTHSARRARMLLGYFEEKELVVVHADFSGKRIVAFPDLDAKTAPGDADAAEDIAKFAAE, encoded by the coding sequence GTGCAGGTCGGTATCGACATGGGAACCTTATCGGGCGGGCAGGCGGCCAAGCTCGATATCGAAGAATTGCTTGCCACGCGTTTGCTGGTGCAGGGCAATTCCGGTTCCGGCAAATCGCATCTGCTGCGCCGTCTTCTGGAGCAGTCTGCGCCATGGGTGCAGCAGGTCATCATCGATCCCGAGGGCGATTTCGTTACGCTGGCCGATAAATTCGGCCATGTGGTAGTGGATGGTGAGCGCACCGAAGGCGAGCTTGCGGGCATCTCCAACCGCATCCGGCAGCACCGCGTTTCCTGCGTTCTCACGCTGGAAGGCCTCGACATCGAGCAGCAGATGCGCGCTGCCGCGGCCTTCCTTAATGGCCTTTTCGATGCCGACCGCGAATTCTGGTATCCGGTTCTCGTCGTGGTGGACGAAGCGCAGATGTTTGCGCCGTCCGTTGCCGGTGAGGTAACGGAAGATGCGCGCAAGATGTCGCTGGGCGCGATGACCAACCTGATGTGCCGTGGTAGAAAGCGCGGTCTGGCAGGCGTTATCGCCACGCAGCGTCTGGCAAAGCTTGCCAAGAACGTCGCCGCCGAGGCCTCCAACTTCCTGATGGGTCGTACCTTTCTGGATATCGATATGGCGCGCGCTGCCGATTTGCTCGGCATGGACCGTCGTCAGGCGGAAATGTTTCGCGATTTGCAGCGCGGCAATTTCGTGGCGCTTGGCCCGGCCCTGTCGCGTCGTCCGCTGCCCATCGTCATCGGAAATGTAGAGACGTCTGCACGGTCCTCTTCGCCGAAGCTGATGCCATTGCCGGATTCGCCGCAGGACGTCGAAGACTTGATCTTCACGCCCGACCCGGAAGAATTCACGCGCTCTCCCGTGCGCCGCACACCACCAGCACCGCGCCCGACGACCGATATTCTGGCTGAGCTTTCACGTTCCACCCCGGCGATAGGCGGGCCGGAACTGCAGCAACCACAGCGCAGCAGCCAGCCGGATATGACGCCGGAAGAGCGGACGGAGAAGATTTCGGCCGTTCTGACCGAAATCATGGAAGACCCGCAATCGGCCTATCGCACGGATGCCGTCCTTTATCAGGAGTTTCTGGTGCGCGCCCGAATGCGCCGAATTCCCGGGACCCCCATGGCGCTTTCGGAGTTCCGCCGACAGGTGGCCATTACCCGCTCCGGCGTGGATGTGGAGATGGCTGCCAGCGAGGACTGGCAGAAGGCGCTGGAGCTTTCAAAGAATGTCTCGGATGATTTGCAGGGCGTGTTCCTTCTGCTAGTCAGGGCGGCGTTGGCGCAAGAGCCATGCCCTTCGGACGCCCGCATTGCTCGCGCTTACGGTACGCACTCCGCGCGCCGCGCTCGTATGCTGCTCGGTTATTTCGAGGAGAAGGAACTTGTCGTCGTCCACGCGGATTTTTCCGGCAAGCGTATCGTGGCGTTTCCTGATCTCGACGCAAAAACCGCACCGGGTGATGCTGATGCGGCTGAGGATATCGCGAAGTTCGCGGCTGAGTAG
- a CDS encoding TerC family protein has product MDFLFSDFLGTPTWMWGVFISLVLGLLALDLGVLHKNSKEIGIRESLLMSGFYIVIGLAFGGWIWYQSGQQSAMEYVTGFVVEKSLAMDNIFIIAMIFSYFAIPRQYQHRVLLWGILGVIVLRGIMIAAGAAIVDNFHWVLYIFAGFLVFTGLKMLFSSDHDENDIGNNKILKFMRRHLPVTNALHGEKFIVKEVDAKTGKLNTFVTPLFLALIMVEIADLIFAVDSIPAIFAITTDPFIVYTSNIFAILGLRALYFALAALIHRFAYLKYALAAVLVFVGSKIFVADMLGIAKIPPALSLGVTVAILVTGVVGSLLATRNEKKAIE; this is encoded by the coding sequence ATGGACTTCCTCTTCTCTGATTTTCTCGGCACGCCCACATGGATGTGGGGCGTCTTCATTTCTCTCGTATTAGGCCTGCTCGCTCTCGATCTGGGCGTGTTGCACAAGAACTCCAAAGAAATCGGCATTCGCGAAAGCCTGCTGATGTCCGGTTTCTACATCGTCATCGGCTTGGCCTTCGGCGGCTGGATCTGGTACCAGTCCGGTCAGCAATCGGCGATGGAATACGTCACCGGTTTCGTGGTCGAAAAAAGCCTGGCGATGGACAATATCTTCATCATCGCCATGATCTTCTCCTACTTCGCCATTCCCCGCCAGTACCAGCACCGCGTGCTGCTGTGGGGTATTCTGGGCGTGATCGTTCTGCGTGGTATCATGATTGCTGCGGGTGCAGCCATCGTCGATAACTTTCACTGGGTTCTCTATATCTTCGCAGGGTTTCTGGTCTTTACCGGTCTCAAGATGCTGTTTTCGTCGGACCATGATGAAAACGATATCGGCAACAACAAGATATTGAAGTTCATGCGCCGTCACCTGCCGGTGACCAATGCGCTGCACGGCGAAAAATTCATCGTCAAGGAAGTCGACGCAAAGACGGGCAAGCTGAATACCTTCGTCACGCCGCTCTTCCTCGCGCTGATCATGGTTGAAATCGCCGACCTCATCTTCGCAGTTGATTCGATTCCGGCGATCTTCGCGATCACGACAGACCCGTTCATCGTCTACACGTCGAACATCTTCGCGATCCTTGGCCTGCGTGCCCTCTACTTCGCACTGGCCGCCTTGATCCACCGCTTTGCGTATCTCAAATACGCGCTGGCTGCGGTTCTGGTCTTCGTCGGCTCGAAAATCTTCGTGGCCGACATGCTGGGCATCGCCAAGATCCCGCCTGCCCTGTCGCTGGGCGTAACCGTCGCGATCCTCGTGACAGGCGTTGTGGGCTCGCTGCTGGCGACCCGTAATGAAAAGAAGGCGATCGAGTAA
- the rpiA gene encoding ribose-5-phosphate isomerase RpiA, giving the protein MDARQMKIKAAEAALSYVEDGMRLGIGTGSTAEEFVRLLAEKVSNGLNVQGVPTSERTARLCVELGVPLKSLDELPELDLTIDGADEVDHGLRLIKGGGGALLREKIVAAASSRVIVIADQTKVVDTLGAFPLPIEINIFGQVATCIAIEKLASRLGLSGELKLRALEDGPFKTDGGHLIFDASFGRIPDAEALARELNTIPGVVEHGLFINLASLAIIAGPDGARVMQAKL; this is encoded by the coding sequence ATGGATGCCCGCCAAATGAAGATCAAGGCCGCAGAAGCGGCGTTGTCCTACGTCGAAGACGGAATGCGTCTCGGTATTGGTACGGGCTCCACGGCAGAAGAATTCGTCAGGCTTCTGGCGGAAAAAGTCTCCAATGGCCTCAACGTTCAGGGCGTCCCCACATCGGAGCGCACCGCGCGTCTGTGCGTCGAACTCGGCGTTCCCTTGAAGTCGCTGGATGAACTGCCCGAGCTTGATCTGACCATCGATGGTGCTGACGAAGTCGATCACGGCCTGCGTTTGATCAAGGGTGGCGGCGGCGCGTTGCTGCGTGAGAAAATCGTGGCTGCGGCCTCATCTCGCGTCATCGTGATCGCCGATCAGACCAAGGTCGTGGACACGCTGGGAGCGTTTCCACTGCCCATCGAAATCAATATTTTCGGCCAGGTCGCAACCTGCATCGCCATTGAAAAACTGGCGTCCAGGCTTGGTCTTTCGGGCGAATTGAAGCTGCGCGCGTTGGAGGACGGACCCTTCAAAACCGACGGCGGACACCTCATTTTCGACGCATCTTTTGGCCGTATTCCTGATGCAGAAGCACTGGCACGCGAGCTGAACACCATACCGGGTGTTGTCGAGCACGGACTTTTCATTAATCTGGCATCGCTTGCTATTATCGCCGGGCCGGATGGCGCCCGCGTAATGCAGGCGAAACTATAA
- a CDS encoding pilus assembly protein TadG-related protein: protein MQNSVSKIGRMLRDRSGNVAIMAGITAPLMMGVLALGVDYGSLTVQKRQLQNTADLAAISAASASNVERAVFQYFQLNNKNIGVKTASGILTETGTTPFDPKTAFSNRDGYAEVIKGRYVPDASVGVGKRFVENATPPNAVKVNIYEKGHIYFASTFTTAPTISAVGTAAAQRLAAVSVGSRVASLNNGLLNNLLGGLLGTTISLNLVDYQALVAADVNALKIIDALALDLNLTAGTYRDVLKTEITYGKFVSALLKATGTRPTVTAALKSLEKALNKSTVKLRLEQVLALEPVLDKQIGNAENLNLQAGIFDLITAAATAANGGKQLSLDAGVTVPGLASTKITLAIGEPPVGTPSLALGSTGSIVRTSQTRLSIDTKVDGLKALLGLSVNVPLYVEVANAEAKLTDIKCSANGTAAVDVDVVPGIAEISLGNVDTTAFNNFGRDPRVTKAAIVDALVLKINGMAHVDAANMTKTKLTFQQSDITQATVKSVSTKDATTSLVKSLLKNLDVDINVLFLTIGSPTLVQAALAETLSVATVPIDALLYNTLMLLGIKIGEADVRVTDARCAHPALVQ, encoded by the coding sequence ATGCAGAATTCCGTTTCGAAAATCGGCAGAATGCTGCGCGACCGCTCCGGCAACGTCGCTATCATGGCTGGCATCACCGCGCCGCTGATGATGGGCGTGTTGGCGCTGGGTGTCGATTACGGCTCGCTGACAGTGCAAAAGCGCCAGTTGCAGAATACGGCAGATCTTGCCGCCATATCGGCAGCCTCTGCCAGCAATGTGGAGCGCGCGGTCTTTCAGTATTTCCAGCTTAACAACAAGAACATCGGCGTGAAGACGGCGTCCGGCATATTGACGGAAACGGGCACCACACCCTTCGATCCTAAAACTGCGTTCTCCAACCGCGATGGCTATGCCGAGGTGATCAAGGGTCGCTACGTCCCGGATGCCAGTGTGGGCGTCGGCAAGCGCTTCGTGGAAAACGCGACGCCCCCCAATGCCGTGAAGGTCAATATTTACGAAAAGGGCCATATCTATTTCGCCAGCACCTTTACCACGGCGCCAACGATCTCCGCTGTCGGCACGGCGGCAGCACAGCGCCTCGCCGCGGTCTCCGTTGGATCACGTGTCGCAAGCCTCAACAACGGCTTGCTGAACAATCTTCTGGGCGGGCTGCTGGGCACGACCATCTCGCTCAATCTGGTGGATTATCAGGCGCTGGTCGCCGCCGATGTGAACGCCCTGAAAATCATCGATGCGCTGGCGCTTGATCTCAACCTCACGGCTGGGACCTATCGCGATGTGCTGAAGACCGAGATTACCTACGGCAAATTCGTCAGCGCCCTGCTGAAGGCCACCGGCACGCGGCCAACAGTCACGGCTGCGCTGAAATCGCTGGAAAAGGCTCTCAACAAGAGCACCGTCAAGCTGCGGCTGGAGCAGGTGCTGGCGCTGGAGCCCGTTCTCGACAAACAGATCGGCAATGCCGAGAACCTCAATTTACAGGCAGGCATCTTCGATCTCATCACGGCTGCGGCGACCGCAGCAAACGGCGGCAAGCAACTGTCTCTCGACGCCGGTGTCACCGTGCCGGGACTTGCCTCCACCAAGATCACCCTTGCCATCGGCGAACCACCCGTCGGCACACCATCCCTCGCCCTTGGCTCAACCGGCAGCATCGTCAGAACGTCGCAGACGCGGCTTTCCATCGATACGAAGGTAGACGGCCTGAAGGCTCTGCTCGGCCTCTCGGTCAATGTTCCGCTCTATGTGGAAGTGGCCAATGCAGAGGCCAAACTCACCGACATCAAATGCTCGGCAAACGGCACGGCGGCTGTGGATGTAGACGTGGTGCCGGGCATTGCCGAGATATCGCTTGGTAATGTCGATACCACCGCCTTCAACAATTTCGGGCGTGACCCTCGCGTGACCAAGGCCGCCATCGTCGATGCACTGGTGCTCAAGATTAACGGCATGGCCCATGTCGATGCCGCCAACATGACGAAGACGAAGCTGACTTTCCAGCAATCCGACATCACCCAGGCAACGGTGAAAAGCGTGTCCACCAAGGACGCAACGACATCCCTGGTGAAATCGCTGCTGAAGAATCTCGACGTCGATATCAACGTCCTGTTCCTCACCATCGGCTCGCCGACGCTGGTTCAGGCTGCTCTCGCCGAAACACTCTCCGTTGCCACGGTGCCGATCGATGCGCTCCTCTACAACACGCTGATGCTGCTCGGCATCAAGATCGGTGAAGCCGATGTACGCGTCACCGATGCCCGGTGCGCCCACCCCGCGCTGGTGCAGTGA
- a CDS encoding EamA family transporter produces MAVPHIFLALITVFLWGFNFVVIKVGVMDMPPLFLTALRYFFAAVPLVFFLSRPKVPWKHMVVYGMVMGCAQFGLLYTAIKWGLPAGLASLVMQSQAFFTMALAVTLLGEIPLKSHIAGAAVAFSGLAVIGLERLDIDAMVPLLMCVGAAFSWALGNIVNRKVGRVNAVSFVAWTSLVPVLPLMALSLVLEGPQAISAGLASANVMTVLVVVYMAYGATIVGAGIWSFLLLRYPAGTVAPFSLLVPIVGFLGAYFAFAEEITLLEIIGSTLVVAGLALNVFGRRLSWGRVAS; encoded by the coding sequence ATGGCCGTGCCGCATATCTTTCTCGCCCTGATCACCGTGTTTTTGTGGGGCTTCAATTTCGTTGTCATCAAGGTCGGCGTCATGGATATGCCGCCCTTGTTTCTAACGGCGTTGCGATACTTCTTTGCTGCAGTTCCCCTGGTCTTCTTTTTGTCGCGCCCGAAAGTGCCTTGGAAGCACATGGTCGTCTACGGCATGGTGATGGGCTGCGCGCAGTTCGGACTTTTGTACACCGCCATCAAATGGGGGCTTCCTGCCGGGCTTGCGTCGCTGGTCATGCAGTCTCAGGCGTTTTTCACCATGGCGCTCGCGGTAACGCTGCTGGGTGAGATACCACTGAAATCGCATATTGCGGGCGCCGCCGTTGCGTTCAGCGGTCTGGCTGTGATCGGTCTTGAGCGTCTTGATATCGACGCGATGGTGCCTCTGCTTATGTGCGTTGGTGCCGCCTTTAGCTGGGCCCTCGGCAATATCGTCAATCGCAAGGTCGGCAGGGTCAATGCCGTGTCTTTCGTTGCCTGGACAAGCCTTGTGCCGGTGCTGCCGCTTATGGCTCTTTCTCTGGTTTTGGAAGGGCCGCAGGCTATTTCGGCAGGTCTGGCATCTGCCAATGTCATGACAGTGCTTGTCGTGGTCTACATGGCTTATGGGGCAACGATTGTCGGCGCGGGTATCTGGAGTTTCCTGCTGCTGCGGTATCCGGCGGGCACGGTTGCGCCATTCTCGTTGCTGGTGCCGATCGTCGGTTTTCTCGGCGCTTACTTCGCTTTCGCAGAGGAAATCACGCTGCTGGAGATCATTGGCAGCACGCTGGTTGTTGCGGGGCTGGCGCTAAACGTGTTCGGACGTCGCCTGTCATGGGGCCGCGTTGCGTCCTGA
- a CDS encoding DUF2059 domain-containing protein gives MIKLAGLGKAAAASILISGVIFGTAVRAQEITEEHIAAAKQAIGTLGVTDRFDDILPGLAERLKAELIQASPNVQDAITETVDNKALELAPRRADLEREAALTYARAFSLDELKAISTFYGSEAGKKLLKDGPIATRELMKAADIWAAGINRDLNTSSMTELQKVAGADLQPLPANSANTGGAPGAAAPTTAAPAAKPKP, from the coding sequence ATGATCAAACTTGCGGGACTGGGCAAAGCTGCCGCTGCTTCTATCCTCATTTCAGGCGTCATCTTCGGCACTGCCGTTCGCGCACAGGAAATCACGGAAGAGCATATTGCCGCTGCAAAGCAGGCCATTGGCACTCTCGGCGTTACCGACCGTTTTGACGACATTCTGCCGGGTCTTGCAGAGCGACTGAAGGCCGAGCTTATTCAGGCTTCACCAAACGTGCAGGACGCCATCACCGAGACGGTCGATAACAAGGCGCTGGAACTTGCACCACGTCGCGCCGATCTGGAACGTGAAGCCGCGCTCACCTACGCGCGCGCATTTTCGCTCGACGAGCTGAAGGCCATCTCCACGTTTTACGGCAGCGAAGCTGGCAAGAAACTGTTGAAGGACGGCCCAATCGCCACGCGTGAACTGATGAAGGCTGCCGATATCTGGGCGGCTGGCATTAACCGTGACCTCAACACATCCAGCATGACGGAACTGCAGAAGGTTGCCGGTGCAGACCTGCAGCCACTGCCTGCAAACAGCGCCAACACAGGTGGCGCACCGGGCGCAGCAGCGCCGACCACTGCTGCACCAGCGGCTAAGCCCAAGCCTTAA
- the gor gene encoding glutathione-disulfide reductase: MTTYDYDLFVIGGGSGGVRSARVAASLGKRVGIAEEYRYGGTCVIRGCVPKKLFVYASQFPEHFEDAAGYGWTVGESTFDWKKLIAAKDKEIDRLEGLYRKGLENAKADIFDSRAELVDAHTVKLTKSGQTVTAARIVIAVGGTPNPHVSLPGYELAISSNEAFHLNALPKSILIAGGGYIAVEFANIFHGLGVETTLIYRGKQILNGFDNDMREGLHAAMTEKGIRIILEDVIHEISKDGDDGFVARTKQGESLHVGLVMLALGRDPNTQGLGLENAGVAVNEKGAIIVDEYSRTNVPGIFALGDVTDRVQLTPVAIHEAMCFIETEFKNNPTKPDHHLIATAVFSQPEIGTVGISEEEAASKFEEIEVYRAQFRPMKATLSGRTEKTIMKLIVNAADRKVVGAHILGHEAGEMAQLLGITLKAGCTKDDFDATMAVHPTAAEELVTMYTPSYRIKNGQRV; this comes from the coding sequence ATGACAACTTACGACTACGACCTTTTCGTTATCGGCGGCGGCTCCGGCGGTGTGCGCAGCGCCCGTGTGGCAGCGTCGCTGGGCAAGCGTGTCGGCATTGCGGAAGAGTACCGCTATGGCGGAACCTGCGTCATAAGAGGTTGCGTGCCGAAGAAGCTGTTCGTCTACGCCTCGCAATTTCCTGAGCATTTTGAAGATGCCGCAGGCTACGGCTGGACGGTGGGCGAGAGCACCTTCGACTGGAAAAAGCTGATTGCCGCCAAGGACAAGGAAATTGATCGCCTCGAGGGCCTCTATCGCAAGGGTCTGGAAAACGCCAAGGCCGACATTTTCGACAGCCGTGCCGAACTGGTGGATGCTCATACAGTAAAGCTGACGAAGTCAGGACAGACGGTAACGGCGGCGCGCATAGTGATTGCAGTGGGTGGCACACCCAACCCGCACGTGTCCTTACCCGGCTATGAATTGGCGATTTCGTCCAATGAAGCGTTTCATCTGAATGCCTTGCCGAAATCCATTCTGATTGCGGGCGGCGGTTACATCGCGGTGGAATTTGCCAATATCTTCCATGGTCTTGGCGTGGAAACGACGCTGATCTATCGCGGCAAGCAAATTCTGAATGGCTTCGATAACGATATGCGGGAAGGCCTGCATGCGGCGATGACCGAAAAAGGCATTCGCATCATTCTGGAAGACGTGATCCATGAGATCAGCAAGGACGGCGACGACGGTTTCGTGGCGCGCACTAAGCAGGGCGAGTCGCTGCATGTCGGGCTGGTGATGCTGGCGCTGGGCCGCGATCCCAACACGCAAGGCCTTGGTCTGGAAAATGCCGGTGTGGCAGTCAACGAAAAGGGTGCAATCATCGTGGACGAGTATTCGCGCACCAATGTGCCGGGTATCTTCGCATTGGGCGATGTCACCGACCGGGTACAGCTGACGCCAGTCGCCATTCATGAAGCTATGTGCTTCATCGAAACCGAGTTCAAGAACAATCCGACGAAGCCCGATCACCACCTGATCGCAACGGCGGTTTTCTCCCAGCCGGAAATCGGCACGGTCGGTATTTCCGAGGAGGAGGCGGCTTCCAAATTCGAGGAGATCGAGGTCTACCGCGCGCAGTTCCGCCCGATGAAAGCCACGCTTTCCGGTCGTACGGAAAAGACCATCATGAAACTGATCGTCAACGCCGCAGACCGAAAGGTCGTCGGCGCGCATATTCTTGGCCATGAGGCCGGTGAAATGGCGCAACTTCTGGGTATCACGCTGAAGGCCGGATGCACCAAGGACGATTTCGATGCGACCATGGCCGTTCACCCGACCGCTGCGGAAGAACTGGTGACCATGTACACGCCGAGCTACCGCATCAAAAACGGCCAGCGCGTGTAA